Proteins encoded within one genomic window of Triticum aestivum cultivar Chinese Spring chromosome 2D, IWGSC CS RefSeq v2.1, whole genome shotgun sequence:
- the LOC123050164 gene encoding uncharacterized protein Os04g0629400, which translates to MCCYVGKATKIFLGLVTALLLAGLVLGFGLAHRTLWGGQKAEPACRWPRCQQQQQPPQQPGLYGGGDPLPVAGTTTTAPPSNPLTEPAVAVFPGVASSAAVPSATASVPNFAPPRPYPGVASSTAVPPAVPSVPNLGPPSPFPGVASSTAVPPAVTSVPNLGPPSPYPGAASSTAVPPTPHFGPPTPLPIGPGPSSHP; encoded by the coding sequence ATGTGTTGCTACGTGGGCAAGGCCACCAAGATCTTCCTCGGCCTCGTCACGGCGCTGCTgctcgccggcctcgtcctcggctTCGGCCTGGCCCACCGGACGCTCTGGGGAGGCCAGAAGGCTGAGCCAGCCTGCCGGTGGCCGCgctgccagcagcagcagcagccgccccagcagccgggcCTCTACGGCGGCGGCGACCCGCTCCCGGTCGCGGGCaccaccaccaccgcgccgccgtCCAACCCGCTCACGGAGCCGGCTGTCGCCGTGTTCCCCGGggtcgcctcctccgccgccgtgccgtcggcgacggcgagcgTGCCGAACTTCGCGCCGCCCAGGCCCTACCCCGGGGTCGCTTCCTCCACGGCCGTGCCGCCCGCGGTGCCGAGCGTGCCGAACTTGGGGCCGCCCAGCCCATTCCCAGGGGTCGCCTCCTCCACCGCCGTGCCGCCCGCGGTGACTAGCGTGCCGAACTTGGGGCCGCCCAGCCCATACCCAGGggctgcctcctccaccgccgtgCCGCCCACGCCGCACTTCGGGCCGCCCACGCCGCTCCCCATCGGTCCCGGCCCGTCCTCGCATCCATGA
- the LOC123050162 gene encoding metacaspase-4-like, with amino-acid sequence MTDAPPPLPSFCMSRRCPRQIKPCKHGVLVLPRRCSFCGKAYDDVSELVQKVPDGCIFTIVSDSCHSGGLLEKAKEQIGDSTRESETQSGEPEESSDSPTGFRSFLKDTVRDVFKSHSRRFRSRHGSDDDEEADAQVEAEAEADGDDHTKSRSLPLSTLIEMLKQQSGKEDVDVGSIRMTLFNFFGEDASPKVKKFMKVMFLKYCEGKLGEQDGVMGMVGGLAYKLLKAKLEGGDEEEDALRPAMEQEVGGEEEVYAGARSWAPTNGILISGCQSSQTSADATTAQGSSFGALSNAIQTILEGEEGEVTNRDLVMGARKALAKQGYAQQPGLYCSDELLHVAFIC; translated from the exons ATGACAGATGCTCCTCCACCACTACCATCCTTCTGCATGTCAAGGAGGTGCCCACGCCAAATAAAGCCATGCAAGCACGGCGTGCTCGTGCTACCTAGAAGGTGTTCATTCTGTGGGAAGGCAT ATGATGATGTCAGTGAACTGGTTCAGAAGGTCCCCGATGGTTGCATATTTACCATTGTCTCTGACTCATGCCACAGCGGTGGCCTGCTTGAGAAGGCCAAGGAGCAGATAGGCGACAGCACCAGGGAGAGTGAGACCCAGTCCGGTGAACCCGAGGAGTCATCCGATTCGCCGACTGGCTTCCGGTCCTTCCTCAAAGACACTGTCCGGGACGTGTTCAAGTCCCATAGCCGCCGCTTCCGAAGCCGACACGGaagcgacgacgatgaggaggcaGATGCACAGgtagaagcagaagcagaagcagacGGGGATGACCACACCAAGAGTCGGTCGCTGCCGCTGTCAACACTCATCGAGATGCTCAAGCAGCAGAGCGGGAAGGAGGACGTCGACGTGGGCTCCATCCGGATGACCCTGTTCAACTTCTTCGGGGAGGACGCCAGCCCAAAGGTCAAGAAGTTCATGAAGGTCATGTTCCTCAAGTACTGCGAGGGCAAGCTGGGCGAGCAGGACGGCGTGATGGGCATGGTCGGTGGCCTGGCCTACAAGCTCCTCAAGGCCAAGCTTGaaggcggcgacgaggaggaggatgctTTGAGGCCGGCGATGGAGCAGGAGGTTGGCGGGGAAGAGGAGGTGTACGCGGGGGCCAGGTCGTGGGCACCTACCAACGGCATCCTCATCAGCGGGTGCCAGAGCAGCCAGACGTCGGCGGACGCAACCACGGCGCAGGGCTCCTCGTTCGGCGCGCTCAGCAACGCCATCCAGACCATCCTtgaaggggaggagggagaggtGACCAACAGGGATCTCGTCATGGGAGCACGGAAGGCGCTGGCCAAGCAAGGATACGCTCAGCAGCCTGGCCTCTACTGCAGTGATGAGCTCCTCCATGTGGCTTTCATTTGCTGA